The following are encoded in a window of Dioscorea cayenensis subsp. rotundata cultivar TDr96_F1 chromosome 16, TDr96_F1_v2_PseudoChromosome.rev07_lg8_w22 25.fasta, whole genome shotgun sequence genomic DNA:
- the LOC120278447 gene encoding uncharacterized protein LOC120278447: MIWTSIEGLFCNNKKIRILALEAEFRGTAQGDLPVLQYYQKMKSLVDALGALDHAISDETLVLTILRGLTKRFSMISIIIATKTPFPDFLEVRTLLQMNEASHTKKVAAPNTLYSSTGNPSAPHTYNYSTKSNNNGGSRGGKYKPKPKKAGGDGGGSPNGNNYQGVSVPFFNPMTGTF, translated from the coding sequence ATGATCTGGACGAGCATCGAAGGCCTCTTCTGCAACAACAAGAAAATCCGCATCCTCGCTCTCGAGGCTGAGTTCCGCGGCACCGCACAAGGGGATTTGCCTGTGCTACAGTACTATCAGAAGATGAAGTCCCTCGTTGATGCTCTCGGCGCCCTCGACCACGCCATCAGCGATGAGACTCTCGTCCTCACAATCCTCCGTGGCCTCACCAAGCGTTTCTCGATGATCTCCATCATCATCGCCACCAAGACTCCGTTTCCTGACTTTCTGGAGGTGCGTACTCTTTTGCAGATGAATGAGGCATCTCACACTAAAAAGGTGGCGGCTCCCAACACTCTCTACTCCTCCACCGGCAACCCCTCTGCTCCGCACACGTACAACTACTCGACCAAAAGCAACAACAATGGTGGCAGCAGGGGTGGCAAGTACAAACCCAAGCCGAAGAAGGCCGGCGGCGATGGCGGCGGCTCACCCAATGGCAATAACTATCAAGGTGTTTCAGTCCCCTTCTTCAACCCTATGACCGGTACTTTTTAA